A genomic segment from Streptomyces sp. NBC_00237 encodes:
- a CDS encoding ABC transporter family substrate-binding protein, whose amino-acid sequence MSDVGVPNGHPHGLPGREPTRRSRRALRPATLLVCGVLALPSLTGCGGASEEEAATGGAVPVAADLNATHREQVADGGTLNWAVDSLPATFNAFQADADTTTARIAGAVLPSLFVLDTAGKPQRNPDYLEDASIVEREPKQVVLYKINQQAVWGDGREIGAADFVAQWRALRGRDSAYWTARNAGYERIEKIERGANDLEVKVTYAKPYADWRSLFTPLYPKEVMGTPDAFNEGARTKLKSTAGPFRPMKLDRAEGSVLLERNPRWWGEAPKLDRMVLRAVPRGERAAALASGRVDIAEIDRQAADRIALAVKDAGRPPVAHGPGSATSASEALRSWARAHGAVDEETAEAETQAREKVRAEVQSYAKEQRALGGFTVRKSLEPAYTQLALNGTSGPLADERVRRAVARALNRQELAESVLAPLGLPAAPLGSHLALAGQEAYTDGSDALGSQDTQAAQALLADAGFTPGGAGSRTAGSSSQRKAKDSDKKKDKDEASDDGMYIVGDDKPGDGRPAAAKPGDVRPAEYRDHKDRADGKRNAKTEAQEKKKGGMAGAYAPRGTAAPVAAGAATAPRLVGKNGKPLTLRFVLPSDPGSAALRTVGERISRMLESIGVRTEITKVEDESYFKDHIASGDYDLALYSWPGTAYPATDDRPIFAKPEPAADGSLFVEQNYTRVGTDHIDQLFDRAAAELDEEAARELVKQADERIWAAAGSIPLYQRPELVAVRPGLVNAGAFGFSAPRYQDIGFKKPDSAKDERK is encoded by the coding sequence AGCGGTCCCCGTCGCCGCCGACCTCAACGCCACCCACCGCGAGCAGGTGGCCGACGGCGGCACCCTCAACTGGGCCGTCGACTCCCTCCCCGCGACCTTCAACGCCTTCCAGGCGGACGCCGACACCACCACCGCACGCATCGCGGGCGCGGTGCTGCCCTCCCTCTTCGTACTGGACACGGCGGGCAAGCCGCAGCGCAACCCCGACTACCTGGAAGACGCCTCGATCGTCGAGCGCGAGCCCAAGCAAGTGGTCCTCTACAAGATCAACCAGCAGGCCGTCTGGGGCGACGGCCGCGAGATCGGGGCCGCCGACTTCGTCGCCCAGTGGCGGGCCCTGCGCGGCAGGGACTCCGCGTACTGGACCGCCCGCAACGCGGGCTACGAACGCATCGAGAAGATCGAACGCGGCGCCAACGACCTTGAGGTGAAGGTCACTTACGCCAAGCCGTACGCCGACTGGCGCTCCCTGTTCACGCCCCTGTACCCCAAGGAGGTCATGGGCACGCCCGACGCCTTCAACGAGGGCGCCCGTACGAAGCTGAAGTCGACGGCGGGCCCCTTCCGCCCGATGAAGCTGGACCGGGCGGAGGGATCGGTCCTCCTGGAGCGCAATCCGCGCTGGTGGGGCGAGGCCCCCAAGCTGGACAGGATGGTCCTGCGCGCCGTGCCGCGCGGTGAGCGCGCCGCCGCCCTCGCCTCGGGCCGGGTCGACATCGCCGAGATCGACCGGCAGGCCGCCGACCGCATCGCGCTGGCGGTCAAGGACGCGGGCAGGCCCCCCGTCGCGCACGGCCCCGGCTCCGCCACCTCCGCATCCGAGGCCCTCCGCTCCTGGGCGCGGGCGCACGGCGCGGTCGACGAGGAGACCGCCGAGGCCGAGACGCAGGCCCGCGAGAAGGTGCGGGCCGAGGTCCAGTCGTACGCCAAGGAGCAGCGCGCCCTCGGCGGTTTCACCGTACGGAAGTCACTGGAGCCCGCCTACACGCAGCTCGCGCTGAACGGGACCTCCGGGCCGCTCGCCGACGAGCGGGTGCGCCGCGCGGTGGCCCGTGCGCTGAACCGCCAGGAGCTCGCCGAGTCCGTGCTCGCCCCGCTCGGCCTGCCCGCGGCGCCGCTCGGCAGCCACCTGGCGCTCGCCGGGCAGGAGGCGTACACCGACGGCAGCGACGCGCTCGGCTCCCAGGACACCCAGGCCGCGCAGGCGCTGCTCGCCGACGCGGGCTTCACGCCGGGCGGCGCGGGCAGCCGCACGGCGGGCAGCAGCTCGCAGCGGAAGGCCAAGGACAGTGACAAGAAGAAGGACAAGGACGAGGCGTCCGACGACGGGATGTACATCGTCGGCGACGACAAGCCCGGCGACGGCCGGCCCGCCGCCGCGAAGCCCGGCGACGTCCGGCCCGCCGAGTACCGGGACCACAAGGACCGGGCCGACGGCAAGCGGAACGCCAAGACCGAGGCCCAGGAGAAGAAGAAGGGCGGCATGGCCGGGGCGTACGCCCCGCGCGGCACCGCCGCCCCCGTCGCCGCCGGGGCGGCCACCGCTCCCCGCCTGGTCGGCAAGAACGGCAAGCCGCTGACCCTGCGCTTCGTCCTGCCCTCCGACCCCGGCTCGGCGGCCCTGCGCACGGTGGGCGAGCGGATCTCGCGGATGCTGGAGTCCATCGGCGTACGCACCGAGATCACCAAGGTCGAGGACGAGAGCTACTTCAAGGACCACATCGCCTCCGGCGACTACGACCTGGCGCTCTACTCCTGGCCCGGCACCGCCTACCCCGCCACCGACGACCGGCCGATCTTCGCCAAGCCGGAACCCGCCGCCGACGGCTCCCTGTTCGTCGAGCAGAACTACACCCGGGTCGGCACCGACCACATCGACCAGCTCTTCGACCGGGCGGCGGCCGAGCTGGACGAGGAGGCGGCCCGCGAGCTGGTGAAGCAGGCCGACGAGCGGATCTGGGCGGCTGCCGGATCGATTCCGCTCTACCAGCGTCCCGAGCTGGTCGCGGTCAGGCCGGGGCTGGTGAACGCGGGCGCGTTCGGCTTCTCCGCACCCCGTTACCAGGACATCGGATTCAAGAAGCCCGATTCGGCCAAAGATGAGCGCAAGTAA
- a CDS encoding ABC transporter permease: MGRYVARRLLQMIPVFIGTTLLIFLMVNVLPGDPVAALWGDKPPDPAQVAQIKHDRGLDLPLWQQYLHYMGGLFQGDFGKTISGGRPVLDEITMAFPTSLRLAAMAWSFELVVGITLGVIAGIRRGKIIDTGVTLFTLLVISVPIFVVGLGIQLFFGNELGWITPSVQDSEDWAQLAVPALVLGLVGLAYVARLTRTSIAENKSADYMRTAVAKGLPKQRIITRHLLRNSLIPVVTYLGTDIGSLMGGAVVTEGIFNVTGVGNLIFEGIARREGPILVGVVTVLVLVYLLASLLVDLLYAVLDPRIRYA; encoded by the coding sequence ATGGGGCGCTACGTCGCTAGGCGACTGCTCCAGATGATCCCGGTTTTCATCGGGACAACCCTGCTCATCTTCCTCATGGTCAACGTGCTCCCGGGTGACCCGGTAGCGGCCCTCTGGGGAGACAAGCCGCCGGACCCGGCGCAGGTCGCGCAGATCAAGCACGACCGTGGCCTGGACCTCCCGCTGTGGCAGCAGTACCTGCACTACATGGGCGGGCTGTTCCAGGGGGACTTCGGCAAGACCATCTCGGGTGGCAGGCCCGTACTCGACGAGATCACGATGGCCTTCCCGACCTCGTTGCGTCTCGCCGCCATGGCGTGGAGCTTCGAGCTCGTCGTCGGCATCACCCTCGGCGTGATCGCGGGCATCCGCCGCGGCAAGATCATCGACACCGGCGTGACGCTGTTCACGCTGCTGGTGATCTCCGTCCCGATCTTCGTCGTCGGTCTCGGCATCCAGCTCTTCTTCGGCAACGAGCTCGGCTGGATCACTCCGTCCGTGCAGGACTCCGAGGACTGGGCACAGCTCGCGGTCCCGGCGCTGGTGCTCGGTCTGGTCGGTCTGGCGTACGTGGCGCGGCTCACCCGCACCTCGATCGCCGAGAACAAGTCGGCCGACTACATGCGTACGGCGGTTGCCAAGGGTCTGCCCAAGCAGCGGATCATCACCCGGCACCTGCTGCGCAACTCGCTGATTCCGGTGGTCACTTACCTGGGCACCGACATCGGCTCCCTGATGGGCGGCGCGGTCGTCACCGAGGGCATCTTCAACGTCACGGGCGTCGGCAACCTCATCTTCGAGGGCATCGCCCGCCGCGAGGGCCCGATCCTCGTCGGCGTCGTCACCGTGCTGGTGCTCGTGTACCTCCTCGCCAGCCTGCTCGTCGACCTGCTGTACGCGGTCCTGGACCCGAGGATTCGTTATGCCTGA
- a CDS encoding ABC transporter ATP-binding protein: protein MAEPTKSSKPVDATPNVSEVEVVETSSETQAVAALDKTVERGEPILQVRNLVKHFPLTQGILIKKQVGAVKAVDGISFDLYQGETLGIVGESGCGKSTVAKLLMTLEKATAGEVFYKGQDITKLSGRALKAVRRNIQMVFQDPYTSLNPRMTVGDIIGEPYEIHPEVAPKGDRRRKVQELLDVVGLNPEYINRYPHQFSGGQRQRIGIARGLALNPEIIICDEPVSALDVSVQAQVINLMEKLQDEFNLSYLFIAHDLSIVRHISDRVGVMYLGKMAEIGSDAAIYEHPTHPYTQALLSAVPVPDPTARDHRERIILTGDVPSPANPPSGCRFRTRCWKAEDKCATEEPLLAIPTRFTGQDTPAAHESACHFAEEKDVVGAA, encoded by the coding sequence ATGGCTGAGCCGACCAAGAGCAGCAAGCCGGTGGACGCCACCCCGAACGTCTCCGAGGTCGAGGTCGTCGAGACGTCGTCCGAGACGCAGGCCGTCGCGGCACTCGACAAGACCGTCGAACGCGGCGAGCCGATCCTCCAGGTCCGCAACCTGGTGAAGCACTTCCCGCTCACCCAGGGCATCCTGATCAAGAAGCAGGTCGGCGCGGTCAAGGCCGTCGACGGCATCTCCTTCGACCTGTACCAGGGCGAGACGCTGGGCATCGTCGGCGAGTCCGGCTGTGGCAAGTCCACGGTCGCCAAGCTGCTGATGACGCTGGAGAAGGCGACCGCGGGCGAGGTCTTCTACAAGGGCCAGGACATCACCAAGCTGTCCGGGCGCGCGCTGAAGGCGGTCCGGCGCAACATCCAGATGGTCTTCCAGGACCCGTACACGTCGCTGAACCCGCGCATGACGGTCGGCGACATCATCGGGGAGCCGTACGAGATCCACCCCGAGGTGGCTCCCAAGGGCGACCGGCGTCGCAAGGTCCAGGAGCTCCTGGACGTCGTGGGCCTGAACCCGGAGTACATCAACCGCTACCCGCACCAGTTCTCCGGCGGTCAGCGCCAGCGCATCGGCATCGCCCGCGGCCTCGCGCTCAACCCGGAGATCATCATCTGCGACGAGCCGGTGTCGGCCCTGGACGTGTCCGTCCAGGCGCAGGTCATCAACCTGATGGAGAAGCTCCAGGACGAGTTCAACCTCTCCTACCTCTTCATCGCGCACGACCTGTCCATCGTCCGGCACATCTCCGACCGGGTCGGCGTGATGTACCTGGGCAAGATGGCCGAGATCGGTTCCGACGCGGCGATCTACGAGCACCCGACGCACCCGTACACGCAGGCACTGCTCTCCGCGGTGCCGGTGCCGGACCCGACCGCCCGCGACCACCGCGAGCGGATCATCCTCACCGGTGACGTCCCGTCGCCCGCCAACCCGCCGTCGGGCTGCCGCTTCCGCACCCGCTGCTGGAAGGCCGAGGACAAGTGCGCGACGGAGGAGCCGCTGCTGGCGATCCCGACGCGCTTCACCGGCCAGGACACTCCGGCCGCCCATGAATCGGCGTGCCACTTCGCCGAGGAGAAGGACGTGGTGGGCGCGGCCTGA
- a CDS encoding ABC transporter ATP-binding protein, whose protein sequence is MDKPANVPVLSGDGENGPLLDVRDLHVEFHTRDGVAKAVNGVNYSVNAGETLAVLGESGSGKSVTAQAIMGILDMPPGKIPKGEILFQGQDMLKMSNEERRKIRGRKIAMIFQDALSSLNPVLSVGYQLGEMYRVHEGLSRKDAKAKAIELMDKVKIPAAKERVNDYPHQFSGGMRQRIMIAMALALEPDLIIADEPTTALDVTVQAQVMDLLAELQREYNMGLILITHDLGVVADVADKIAVMYAGRIVETAPVHEIYKRPAHPYTKGLLESIPRLDQKGQELYAIKGLPPNLLKIPAGCAFNPRCPQAQDICRTDVPALVQVTERDGADLTGRGSACHFWKETIHG, encoded by the coding sequence ATGGACAAACCAGCGAACGTGCCCGTCCTCTCCGGCGACGGTGAGAACGGCCCCCTGCTCGACGTGCGCGACCTGCACGTGGAGTTCCACACCCGCGACGGCGTGGCCAAGGCCGTCAACGGCGTCAACTACAGCGTCAACGCGGGCGAGACCCTCGCGGTGCTCGGCGAGTCGGGGTCCGGCAAGTCGGTGACCGCGCAGGCGATCATGGGCATCCTCGACATGCCGCCCGGCAAGATCCCCAAGGGAGAGATCCTCTTCCAGGGGCAGGACATGCTCAAGATGTCCAACGAGGAGCGGCGGAAGATCCGCGGCCGGAAGATCGCGATGATCTTCCAGGACGCGCTGTCCTCCCTCAACCCCGTGCTCTCGGTGGGCTACCAGCTCGGCGAGATGTACCGGGTGCACGAGGGCCTCAGCCGCAAGGACGCCAAGGCCAAGGCCATCGAGCTGATGGACAAGGTCAAGATCCCGGCGGCCAAGGAGCGGGTCAACGACTACCCGCACCAGTTCTCCGGCGGCATGCGCCAGCGCATCATGATCGCGATGGCGCTCGCCCTGGAGCCCGACCTGATCATCGCGGACGAGCCGACCACGGCTCTCGACGTGACCGTTCAGGCGCAGGTCATGGACCTGCTCGCGGAGCTCCAGCGCGAGTACAACATGGGGCTGATCCTGATCACCCACGACCTCGGCGTCGTCGCCGACGTCGCGGACAAGATCGCGGTCATGTACGCGGGCCGGATCGTCGAGACCGCTCCGGTCCACGAGATCTACAAGCGCCCCGCGCACCCGTACACCAAGGGCCTCCTCGAATCGATTCCGCGCCTGGACCAGAAGGGCCAGGAGCTGTACGCGATCAAGGGCCTGCCGCCGAACCTGCTGAAGATCCCGGCGGGTTGCGCGTTCAACCCGCGCTGCCCGCAGGCGCAGGACATCTGCCGCACCGACGTCCCCGCCCTGGTCCAGGTGACCGAGCGGGACGGCGCGGATCTGACCGGTCGCGGCAGCGCGTGCCACTTCTGGAAGGAGACGATCCATGGCTGA
- a CDS encoding ABC transporter permease, whose translation MPDLTKTAHEDAANVVSGTPVSVDPAAPKGEKPRSLGADAWRDLRRNPLFVVSALLILLMIVISAFPSLFTNASPTIGDQANHFLGKPELGSLFQADWWGYDRTGRSIYARSIYGARNSIMVGVGVTVLVTVFGGLAGMLAGYFGGFWDTLISRLTDVFFGIPFLLGAMVVLNAFTDRTVWVVMGALAFLGWTSIARVMRGAVITTKHADYVMAAKALGADTKRILFKHILPNAIAPVIVVATIALGTYIVAESTLSFLGLGLGGDSISWGGDISDALSDIRNNPHTLIFPAGLLSITVLAFIMMGDAVREALDPKLR comes from the coding sequence ATGCCTGACCTCACCAAGACCGCTCATGAGGACGCGGCGAACGTCGTCAGCGGCACCCCCGTCTCCGTGGACCCGGCGGCGCCCAAGGGCGAGAAGCCGCGCAGTCTCGGCGCCGACGCCTGGCGCGACCTGCGGCGCAACCCGCTGTTCGTGGTCTCGGCGCTGCTGATCCTGCTGATGATCGTGATCTCGGCGTTCCCGAGCCTGTTCACCAACGCCAGCCCGACCATCGGCGACCAGGCGAACCACTTCCTGGGCAAGCCGGAGCTCGGCAGCCTCTTCCAGGCCGACTGGTGGGGCTACGACCGCACGGGCCGCAGCATCTACGCCCGTTCGATCTACGGCGCCCGCAACTCGATCATGGTCGGTGTCGGCGTCACGGTGCTCGTCACCGTCTTCGGCGGGCTGGCGGGCATGCTGGCCGGTTACTTCGGCGGGTTCTGGGACACCCTGATCTCGCGTCTCACCGACGTGTTCTTCGGCATCCCGTTCCTGCTCGGCGCGATGGTCGTCCTGAACGCCTTCACCGACCGCACCGTCTGGGTCGTCATGGGCGCACTGGCCTTCCTCGGCTGGACGTCGATCGCCCGCGTCATGCGCGGCGCGGTCATCACGACCAAGCACGCGGACTACGTGATGGCGGCCAAGGCGCTCGGCGCGGACACCAAGCGCATCCTGTTCAAGCACATCCTGCCGAACGCGATCGCACCGGTGATCGTCGTCGCGACCATCGCCCTCGGTACGTACATCGTCGCCGAGTCGACGCTGTCGTTCCTGGGCCTGGGTCTGGGCGGCGACTCCATCTCGTGGGGCGGCGACATCTCCGACGCCCTCTCGGACATCCGCAACAACCCGCACACCCTGATCTTCCCGGCCGGTCTGCTCAGCATCACCGTCCTGGCGTTCATCATGATGGGTGACGCCGTGCGCGAAGCCCTCGACCCGAAGCTGCGCTGA
- a CDS encoding ABC transporter substrate-binding protein, which yields MRGAKSAKWVAIAGVVALTVTACGGGNKDGGSDNANRTVDPKGIVSYANGEPQNPLQPANTMEAYGSVVINSLFTGLVNYDKAGNIVNENAESVTPDATNKVWTVKLKAGWKFHNGEAVTAKSYVDAWNWAANPANGQQNSAWYRDIVGYDAVHPEKGKGTGTTMSGLKVVDENSFTITLNNGIPYYAYKLVYSPFFPMPSEALKDPKTYGEKPVGNGPYKFKSWAHKKSIQLDAWADYKGEDKPKNGGINFKAYTTPQSAYNDLRSDNVDTMPLVPDSELANYKQDFGKRAITSEFSAINTMNPAFYTKQWKDIDVRVLQGLSMAIDRPTIAKTTFYGNRKPATGWVAKGVKGYQENACGEVCTFNPTKAKELITAGGGVPGGAMTIQYNADQPHKGWVTAVCNDITKNTGVKCTGDPVTDFQADTEIRNQKKVKSFYRSGWTLDYPFNGNFLADLYATGVDGNKGDFSDKKFDELAKKADQAKTIDESAKLYQEAEKQLVNTMPGIPLFYNQINSAHSNNVKAVEFDQAGDPILTDVEVFKKK from the coding sequence ATGCGCGGTGCCAAGAGCGCCAAGTGGGTCGCCATAGCAGGTGTCGTCGCTCTCACGGTGACGGCTTGTGGCGGCGGCAACAAGGATGGCGGAAGCGACAACGCGAACCGCACGGTCGACCCCAAGGGGATCGTCAGCTACGCCAATGGTGAGCCGCAGAACCCTCTGCAGCCGGCCAACACCATGGAGGCGTACGGCAGCGTCGTCATCAACTCCCTCTTCACGGGTCTCGTCAACTACGACAAGGCCGGCAACATCGTCAACGAGAACGCCGAGTCCGTCACGCCCGACGCGACGAACAAGGTGTGGACGGTCAAGCTGAAGGCGGGCTGGAAGTTCCACAACGGCGAGGCCGTCACGGCCAAGTCGTACGTCGACGCCTGGAACTGGGCCGCCAACCCGGCCAACGGCCAGCAGAACTCGGCCTGGTACCGCGACATCGTCGGCTACGACGCCGTGCACCCGGAGAAGGGCAAGGGCACCGGCACGACGATGTCCGGCCTGAAGGTCGTCGACGAGAACAGCTTCACCATCACGCTGAACAACGGCATCCCGTACTACGCCTACAAGCTGGTGTACTCGCCGTTCTTCCCGATGCCCTCCGAGGCGCTGAAGGACCCGAAGACGTACGGCGAGAAGCCGGTCGGCAACGGTCCCTACAAGTTCAAGTCCTGGGCGCACAAGAAGTCGATCCAGCTCGACGCCTGGGCGGACTACAAGGGCGAGGACAAGCCGAAGAACGGCGGCATCAACTTCAAGGCGTACACGACGCCGCAGTCGGCCTACAACGACCTGCGCTCGGACAACGTCGACACGATGCCGCTGGTCCCGGACAGCGAGCTGGCCAACTACAAGCAGGACTTCGGCAAGCGCGCCATCACGTCCGAGTTCTCGGCCATCAACACGATGAACCCGGCCTTCTACACCAAGCAGTGGAAGGACATCGACGTCCGGGTCCTCCAGGGCCTGTCGATGGCGATCGACCGCCCGACCATCGCCAAGACCACCTTCTACGGCAACCGCAAGCCGGCCACCGGCTGGGTCGCCAAGGGTGTGAAGGGCTACCAGGAGAACGCCTGCGGCGAGGTCTGCACGTTCAACCCGACCAAGGCCAAGGAGCTCATCACGGCCGGCGGCGGTGTCCCCGGTGGCGCGATGACCATCCAGTACAACGCCGACCAGCCTCACAAGGGCTGGGTCACGGCGGTCTGCAACGACATCACCAAGAACACCGGTGTCAAGTGCACCGGTGACCCGGTGACCGACTTCCAGGCCGACACCGAGATCCGGAACCAGAAGAAGGTCAAGTCCTTCTACCGCTCCGGCTGGACCCTGGACTACCCGTTCAACGGCAACTTCCTCGCCGACCTGTACGCCACGGGCGTCGACGGCAACAAGGGCGACTTCTCGGACAAGAAGTTCGACGAGCTCGCCAAGAAGGCCGACCAGGCCAAGACGATCGACGAGTCGGCGAAGCTGTACCAGGAAGCTGAGAAGCAGCTGGTCAACACGATGCCCGGCATCCCGCTCTTCTACAACCAGATCAACTCCGCGCACTCGAACAACGTGAAGGCAGTGGAGTTCGACCAGGCTGGTGACCCGATCCTGACGGACGTCGAGGTCTTCAAGAAGAAGTAG
- the typA gene encoding translational GTPase TypA — MPTRHDIRNVAIVAHVDHGKTTIVDAMLKQAGSFAAHASESLDDRMMDSNDLEREKGITILAKNTAVKYHPKDGGDVITINIIDTPGHADFGGEVERGLSMVDAVVLLVDASEGPLPQTRFVLRKALQQRLPVILCINKTDRPDSRIDEVVNETYDLFLDLDADEDQIEFPIVYACGRDGVASLTKPQDGTVPADSDSLEPFFSAILEHVPAPEYDEAAPLQAHVTNLDADNFLGRIALLRVEQGELRKGQTVAWIKRDGTVSNVRISELMMTEALTRKPAEVAGPGDICAVAGIPDITIGETLADPENPIALPLITVDEPAISMTIGTNNSPMVGRGGTGKGADAKSAVKDRKVTARQVKDRLDRELIGNVSLRVLETERPDAWEVQGRGELALAILVEQMRREGFELTIGKPQVVTQLVDGKVHEPVERMTVDVPEEHMGAVTQLMGVRKGRMDNMANHGSGWVRMEFVVPSRGLIGFRTEFLTNTRGTGIAHSIHEGLEPWFGPLVTRNNGSLVADRAGTVTPFAMINLQERGVLFTDPGTEVYEGMIVGENSRADDMDVNITKEKKLTNMRAASADTTENVVPPRKLSLEQSLEFCRDDECVEVTPEAVRIRKVVLDAKERGRTASRAKR; from the coding sequence ATGCCCACGCGCCACGACATCCGTAACGTAGCCATCGTCGCCCACGTCGACCACGGCAAGACGACCATCGTCGACGCCATGCTGAAGCAGGCCGGCTCCTTCGCCGCGCACGCCTCTGAGTCGCTCGACGACCGCATGATGGACTCGAATGACCTGGAGCGTGAGAAGGGCATCACGATCCTGGCCAAGAACACCGCGGTGAAGTACCACCCGAAGGATGGCGGCGACGTCATCACCATCAACATCATCGACACCCCGGGTCACGCCGACTTCGGCGGTGAGGTCGAGCGCGGCCTGTCGATGGTGGACGCGGTCGTCCTGCTCGTCGACGCCTCCGAGGGCCCGCTGCCGCAGACGCGCTTCGTGCTCCGCAAGGCCCTCCAGCAGCGCCTGCCCGTCATCCTGTGCATCAACAAGACGGACCGCCCCGACTCCCGGATCGACGAGGTCGTCAACGAGACGTACGACCTGTTCCTGGACCTGGACGCGGACGAGGACCAGATCGAGTTCCCGATCGTCTACGCCTGCGGCCGTGACGGCGTCGCCTCGCTGACCAAGCCCCAGGACGGCACCGTCCCCGCGGACAGCGACAGCCTGGAGCCGTTCTTCTCCGCCATCCTGGAGCACGTCCCGGCCCCCGAGTACGACGAGGCCGCCCCGCTCCAGGCGCACGTCACCAACCTGGACGCCGACAACTTCCTCGGCCGCATCGCGCTGCTCCGCGTCGAGCAGGGCGAGCTGCGCAAGGGCCAGACCGTCGCCTGGATCAAGCGTGACGGCACGGTCTCCAACGTCCGCATCTCCGAGCTGATGATGACCGAGGCGCTCACCCGCAAGCCCGCCGAGGTCGCGGGCCCCGGCGACATCTGCGCCGTGGCCGGTATCCCGGACATCACCATCGGTGAGACGCTGGCCGACCCGGAGAACCCGATCGCGCTGCCGCTGATCACGGTCGACGAGCCCGCGATCTCCATGACCATCGGCACCAACAACTCGCCGATGGTCGGCCGGGGCGGCACGGGCAAGGGCGCGGACGCCAAGTCCGCGGTCAAGGACCGCAAGGTCACCGCCCGCCAGGTCAAGGACCGCCTCGACCGCGAGCTGATCGGTAACGTCTCGCTGCGCGTCCTCGAGACCGAGCGCCCCGACGCCTGGGAGGTCCAGGGCCGAGGTGAGCTCGCGCTCGCCATCCTGGTCGAGCAGATGCGCCGCGAGGGCTTCGAGCTGACCATCGGCAAGCCGCAGGTCGTCACCCAGCTCGTCGACGGCAAGGTGCACGAGCCGGTCGAGCGCATGACGGTCGACGTCCCCGAGGAGCACATGGGCGCGGTCACGCAGCTCATGGGCGTCCGCAAGGGCCGGATGGACAACATGGCGAACCACGGCTCCGGCTGGGTCCGCATGGAGTTCGTCGTCCCGTCCCGCGGCCTCATCGGCTTCCGTACGGAGTTCCTGACGAACACCCGCGGCACCGGTATCGCCCACTCCATCCACGAGGGCCTGGAGCCGTGGTTCGGCCCGCTGGTGACCCGTAACAACGGTTCCCTGGTCGCCGACCGCGCCGGTACGGTCACGCCGTTCGCGATGATCAACCTCCAGGAGCGCGGTGTCCTGTTCACCGACCCCGGCACCGAGGTGTACGAGGGCATGATCGTCGGCGAGAACTCGCGCGCCGACGACATGGACGTGAACATCACCAAGGAGAAGAAGCTCACCAACATGCGTGCCGCTTCCGCCGACACCACGGAGAACGTGGTGCCGCCGCGCAAGCTGTCGCTGGAGCAGTCCCTGGAGTTCTGCCGCGACGACGAGTGCGTCGAGGTGACCCCGGAGGCCGTGCGCATCCGCAAGGTCGTCCTGGACGCCAAGGAGCGCGGTCGCACCGCTTCGCGCGCCAAGCGCTAA